In one window of Poriferisphaera corsica DNA:
- a CDS encoding sugar phosphate isomerase/epimerase family protein has translation MLFGGLVSITFRQLGVRDIVELVKEAGLKCIEWGSDVHVPTGDVKVADEVRKMMRDEGLRTAAYGSYYRVGEGKQKASQFERVLESAVALGAPVVRVWAGSVGTEEASEEQWGRVIEDGKRIAALSNDVGVGISFEFHNQTLTDHGEAAVRLVTSIGCENVSLYWQPLDHAMGRNPMDDLNCVADWLRDVHVFSWAKGADGGGIERQALVEREDDWRGYLKQISGVSGDHCVMIEFVKGDDPGQFLEDAAVLRKWIDEVSGGVKEDAADD, from the coding sequence ATGCTTTTCGGTGGGCTTGTCTCAATTACGTTTAGACAGTTGGGGGTGAGGGATATCGTTGAGCTTGTGAAAGAAGCGGGTTTAAAATGTATTGAATGGGGTAGTGATGTACATGTGCCGACGGGGGATGTGAAGGTTGCGGATGAAGTGCGAAAGATGATGAGAGATGAGGGGCTACGTACAGCGGCGTATGGATCTTATTACAGGGTTGGTGAAGGTAAACAAAAGGCGAGCCAATTTGAACGTGTGTTGGAAAGCGCGGTTGCGTTGGGTGCGCCTGTGGTGCGAGTTTGGGCGGGGAGTGTGGGGACTGAGGAGGCGAGTGAAGAGCAATGGGGCAGGGTGATTGAAGATGGGAAACGGATTGCGGCGTTGTCGAATGATGTAGGGGTTGGTATTTCGTTTGAATTTCACAATCAAACGCTCACTGATCACGGTGAGGCTGCGGTGCGGTTAGTCACCTCCATTGGATGTGAGAATGTGAGCCTGTATTGGCAGCCATTGGATCATGCGATGGGGAGGAATCCGATGGATGATTTGAATTGTGTGGCGGATTGGCTGAGAGATGTACATGTTTTTAGTTGGGCTAAAGGGGCAGATGGTGGCGGCATTGAGCGGCAGGCATTAGTTGAGCGGGAAGATGATTGGCGTGGTTATTTGAAGCAGATTTCGGGAGTTAGTGGGGATCATTGCGTGATGATTGAGTTTGTGAAGGGGGATGATCCAGGGCAGTTTTTAGAAGATGCGGCGGTTTTGAGGAAGTGGATTGATGAGGTTTCAGGAGGTGTAAAGGAGGATGCAGCGGATGATTAG
- a CDS encoding RHS repeat-associated core domain-containing protein, producing the protein MAARKLDFIVIRFFFTYILILVCVNSVIANEDDGPVVICQVRLKEKMAENKEWLDAQRHGVSIGDEYYFRPGVGSVGTPLNDIQEFQFKLYLQEYTGIASNPFENISNLGNNESPLDDEISLFYKGERITEFPFTFNVHISEVHDWGNYGAYPQFTLTVNKRRKSKRFLLELQTSSKVKYNLTDDLSFKVRDIPDISPQGDSISLQSNMRVDIHGVPLPDPSPIGEGESDRTPNMASIDMFSLQPTFSTTDLAVPMPGGEMLLEFRRTLRVGSRVDSGSDGFDDDELPWPGENILGEAWSTNIGSRVIVRERTGADAWRNMYDPRETAMVYDEVGAAARYNLDAIIKGDDGNIITFYPDVRSNFSNAALRGTLKKDGDGFVYTKKYGTKLYFETVPGLTRTKTGLKEIYYRLSRIVDRNENQITYEYDELSPTLVSKILDENYQARNIEFTYTDGKLTKIVGPLGQDQSFLYEYDDIEKNNFTTKILASVKKPEVQHPVSGALVRPEIQFEYEAQVKDRQLLTKFDGLESIKADDKVYWYYPTKIIDARGHETDFDYIFRQTPTNIQAVPMVAGRIILAYIPIKQFEEQPRITSVTTADSVLNGGSPVTFIEDDDRSHIYARTLVADTRGVSTEYIFEGEAITTDNDLNHAIALTKVTRNTKSILIPDQNILSIAYEYAKDLHGNLIKVTDNWGNIVEFGYDPNNMQNDEYGEEQYKLANIELTDDDYSADEGSEVYSAWGNQYQIYGNPSDSTIYADGIMCKTRYSYDVTYNKLIETIDPENIKTLYILDDNGNRKKMISAAETSIATTTEFQYDDDGFLNSIIDHEGRTTEYYKNEFGFNEYTVQLSNISEDLSPLDDNSSYILGSELTDLRNQIGASQLDNYLITKRVADIMDRDIYVFDGLGNKITYEYDNLSRIKSIEYPPSQYINPFDPAPETYPTNIIQTNDSILNIVRFKYDLNSNEIWIRDQHGVESSKVYDDFGRVKKSTLTMLEIPNIVTEYGYNPVGLLEWEKDANGNITNYEYDELLRLKKTYLPSVKVSNSESTTARFTEIYEYNRNSGSGAFTLSGFNPTRVINTRGYVTDTQYDTAYRTKRIIERKLHADILSATSESNPESDDAVVETEYNKSHKPIKVMVYNKDSNGNDINKSRYTFYDALYRKTLEIIDSDGDGIGTTVSTPLNNPSDVGGIDSSDIVNKKYYDYSGNVLKIVDAEGNETAFKYDGASRLIETKLPAIPVHGVDWLASHHPITKYTYDARSNQAIVANPRGAKTKTYYDNLNRPIRTVLDLNGDDQFEYFDNPVDYESGEDVVNTTIYDLKGNVVSTTDPRGNQSFVKYDQAYRPVKNYSPLVQDPQQNNLSVRPVVITAYDQNGNIVKITDPLGVTTKTEYDALNRIRKVIAAFDSNESIVTEKEYDNAGNALSITLNNNLFNTDPVTDKPQTTTYEYDAFNKQTKEILPAVEDGQPRVTITEYSPAGDITRVVKPSGKKHEYDYNRLGQKVTSKHYQPNTSTPEETRTFTYDKVGNLLEVTDISGTVEYEYDAVYNLRKEAVSRTADAGGDSYDIEYRYDAVGNKTGVAYPYNDGVSSFGGFDTVLYTYDNRNLMKSVTGYHLASSILRTTEYQYDLAGNQKIRTLPNGSTTTSVFDSLNRVTSMTNAKANGDLILKFDYTYDLVGNKLTIDETGLNNSEAKNWVYEVGMEDMPQRKIYYTYNKHYWLTKESIKHNNEISQVHNYQYDKSGNRVRYQHPTKFYEDMETGYTVEANYIDSYEYDDLNQLKNTVRTGTREINSNIESIDPITTTYHHDLDGNMLVGCNYDAHNRITSFNKEYTETIGGGETGPGPVVEQRRDEWNYIYDYRTRRVAKDYKKINVTADEVMDHKITKFRYDGGVSVQEVDIDNLITNILVRGTGKGGGIGSILYQFSPNINYNSGDVFNTRYFIYNAVGTTTVLQQQDETAVKVTLFDAFGNDDISSNYSNDNFFGFGATSITNRLFTTKERDTELGLDNHGFRYYNPVLGRYITRDLIGYGDGLNVYLYVQNNPINHIDPLGLARKIPRMSRQQWAKAMSRVKSINKLTMRNKQYAGKTIKMRTHLNNAKDRGAKLKSDTPAFRKEYGDRDLTFDKDGFLDMSNHRIGKPAKFEPGELTGNSRIDSKKSWDKYDADSSNPEIPASKRKNYAWHHEADGLTTSLVPKPLHQAIGHTGGASTIRGALATGGKLTVTVAMTHFLTNNAQARNYGSKEQMFLMEAARVSDAIADGRVQHASDLAGYEFRLEYDDSMGLNHGGEFQAGAIIHYVEYEALKQKQRLDKIAEQDKDDD; encoded by the coding sequence ATGGCAGCACGCAAATTAGATTTTATAGTTATCAGGTTTTTCTTTACCTATATTCTTATACTTGTCTGCGTTAATTCAGTGATAGCGAATGAGGATGATGGCCCTGTGGTAATCTGCCAAGTTCGACTGAAAGAAAAGATGGCGGAGAATAAAGAATGGTTGGATGCACAAAGGCATGGTGTTTCGATAGGCGATGAGTATTATTTTAGACCTGGTGTCGGAAGTGTAGGGACACCACTCAATGATATTCAAGAATTTCAGTTCAAACTGTATTTACAGGAATACACTGGAATTGCGAGCAATCCATTTGAAAATATTTCTAATTTGGGGAATAACGAATCACCACTGGATGATGAAATATCATTATTTTATAAAGGTGAGCGGATTACTGAATTTCCTTTTACTTTTAATGTTCATATAAGCGAGGTACATGATTGGGGTAACTATGGGGCATATCCACAGTTTACATTAACTGTGAATAAACGCCGTAAATCTAAAAGGTTTCTTTTGGAACTGCAGACTAGTTCTAAAGTAAAATACAATCTGACTGATGATCTATCATTCAAAGTACGAGATATTCCTGATATTTCACCTCAAGGTGATAGCATCAGCCTTCAGTCAAATATGCGTGTAGATATTCATGGTGTTCCACTGCCAGATCCCAGCCCAATTGGTGAAGGTGAATCTGATCGTACTCCAAACATGGCTTCTATTGACATGTTTAGTTTGCAGCCAACTTTCAGTACAACTGATTTAGCTGTTCCTATGCCTGGTGGTGAAATGCTCTTAGAGTTTCGAAGAACTTTGAGAGTTGGTTCGCGTGTAGACTCAGGTTCAGATGGTTTTGATGATGACGAATTGCCATGGCCGGGTGAAAATATTCTTGGCGAGGCATGGAGTACGAATATAGGCTCCAGAGTAATTGTTCGGGAGCGAACTGGGGCAGATGCATGGCGCAATATGTATGATCCACGTGAAACCGCAATGGTTTATGATGAGGTGGGTGCTGCTGCAAGGTATAATCTTGATGCAATAATAAAAGGTGACGATGGAAATATTATTACTTTCTATCCCGATGTACGTAGTAATTTTTCAAATGCTGCGTTAAGAGGAACTCTTAAAAAAGATGGAGACGGCTTTGTTTATACAAAAAAATACGGAACTAAGCTGTATTTTGAAACTGTGCCCGGACTTACTAGAACAAAAACTGGATTGAAAGAAATTTACTATCGATTGTCACGAATTGTTGATAGAAATGAAAATCAAATTACCTATGAATACGATGAACTGAGCCCAACATTAGTATCGAAAATATTAGATGAAAATTATCAGGCAAGAAATATTGAATTTACGTATACAGATGGAAAATTAACGAAAATTGTAGGTCCGCTTGGACAGGATCAATCATTTTTATATGAATACGATGATATTGAGAAGAATAATTTTACGACAAAAATACTAGCTTCTGTAAAGAAACCAGAAGTCCAGCATCCAGTTTCGGGTGCGCTTGTACGTCCTGAAATTCAATTCGAATACGAAGCACAGGTAAAAGATAGGCAATTATTAACGAAGTTTGACGGTCTTGAGTCTATCAAAGCTGATGATAAGGTTTATTGGTACTATCCAACAAAGATCATTGATGCAAGAGGTCATGAGACTGATTTTGATTATATTTTCAGACAAACACCTACCAACATCCAAGCCGTTCCAATGGTTGCTGGCAGAATAATATTAGCATATATACCCATCAAGCAATTTGAAGAACAGCCTCGTATTACATCTGTGACCACAGCTGATAGCGTTTTAAATGGTGGATCCCCAGTTACTTTTATTGAAGATGATGATCGTTCACACATATATGCGAGAACACTCGTTGCTGATACAAGAGGTGTATCTACTGAGTATATATTTGAGGGAGAAGCAATTACAACGGATAACGACCTCAATCATGCCATTGCTTTGACAAAAGTGACCAGAAACACGAAAAGTATTCTAATCCCAGATCAAAATATTTTGTCTATAGCATATGAATATGCAAAGGATCTTCATGGTAATTTGATTAAGGTAACCGATAATTGGGGAAATATTGTTGAGTTTGGATATGACCCAAACAACATGCAAAATGATGAGTATGGCGAAGAACAATATAAACTGGCGAATATTGAATTAACTGATGATGACTATTCCGCTGATGAAGGCAGTGAAGTATACAGTGCGTGGGGAAATCAATACCAAATCTATGGCAATCCGTCAGATAGTACTATCTATGCTGACGGTATTATGTGTAAAACTAGATATAGTTATGATGTCACTTATAACAAGCTAATTGAAACTATAGATCCTGAGAATATTAAAACACTGTATATCTTAGACGATAATGGAAATCGTAAAAAGATGATTTCGGCAGCAGAGACATCAATTGCAACAACAACCGAATTTCAGTATGACGATGATGGTTTTCTTAATAGTATTATCGATCATGAAGGAAGAACGACAGAATACTATAAGAACGAGTTTGGTTTTAATGAATATACAGTTCAGTTATCAAATATATCGGAAGACCTAAGTCCATTAGATGATAATAGTTCTTACATTCTAGGAAGTGAGTTGACTGATTTAAGAAATCAAATAGGTGCGAGTCAGCTTGATAATTATTTAATCACTAAGCGTGTAGCAGATATCATGGACCGTGATATCTATGTATTTGATGGATTAGGAAATAAGATTACATATGAATACGATAATTTAAGTCGTATAAAAAGTATTGAGTATCCCCCATCTCAATATATTAATCCTTTTGATCCCGCCCCAGAAACATACCCAACTAACATTATTCAAACAAATGATTCAATACTTAATATAGTTAGATTTAAGTATGACTTAAATTCGAATGAAATTTGGATACGTGATCAACATGGTGTTGAATCCTCAAAAGTATACGATGATTTCGGAAGAGTGAAAAAATCAACCTTAACAATGTTGGAAATTCCAAACATAGTTACTGAGTATGGTTACAATCCTGTAGGACTTCTTGAGTGGGAAAAGGATGCTAATGGGAACATTACGAATTATGAGTATGACGAACTGCTTCGCCTGAAAAAAACATATTTACCATCAGTCAAAGTTTCTAATTCAGAGAGCACGACAGCACGCTTTACAGAAATTTATGAATATAATAGAAATAGTGGTTCGGGAGCATTTACGCTAAGCGGCTTCAACCCAACTAGAGTTATAAATACGAGAGGCTATGTAACTGATACGCAATACGATACTGCTTATAGAACGAAGCGTATCATAGAACGAAAATTACATGCTGATATATTGTCTGCAACGTCGGAATCTAACCCAGAATCAGATGATGCGGTTGTTGAAACTGAATACAACAAATCGCATAAGCCAATAAAGGTGATGGTTTATAATAAAGATTCTAATGGTAATGATATAAATAAATCACGGTACACATTCTACGATGCTCTTTATAGAAAAACGCTCGAAATTATTGACTCAGATGGTGACGGAATTGGAACAACAGTTTCGACTCCACTTAATAATCCGTCTGATGTAGGCGGTATTGATTCGAGCGATATTGTAAATAAAAAATATTATGATTATAGCGGCAATGTATTAAAAATTGTTGATGCTGAAGGTAATGAAACCGCATTTAAATATGATGGTGCTTCGAGATTAATCGAAACAAAATTACCAGCCATCCCCGTGCATGGCGTTGATTGGTTAGCTAGTCATCACCCAATTACAAAGTATACGTACGATGCCCGGAGCAACCAAGCTATAGTAGCTAACCCTCGAGGAGCGAAGACCAAAACATACTACGACAATTTAAATCGCCCTATACGTACGGTATTAGATCTAAATGGTGATGATCAGTTTGAATATTTTGATAATCCAGTTGATTATGAATCTGGAGAAGATGTTGTTAATACGACTATCTACGATCTTAAGGGCAATGTCGTTTCGACAACAGATCCACGAGGAAATCAATCGTTTGTTAAATACGATCAAGCTTATAGGCCAGTTAAAAATTATTCACCCCTAGTTCAGGATCCTCAACAAAATAATTTGTCTGTAAGACCGGTAGTCATTACCGCTTATGACCAAAACGGGAATATTGTAAAGATTACTGACCCACTCGGTGTGACTACAAAAACAGAATACGATGCTCTCAATAGAATTCGTAAAGTTATTGCTGCATTTGACTCGAACGAATCCATCGTAACGGAAAAAGAATACGATAATGCAGGCAATGCTCTCTCAATTACACTTAACAATAATCTATTTAATACAGACCCAGTTACAGATAAGCCTCAGACGACGACCTACGAATACGATGCATTCAACAAGCAGACCAAAGAAATATTACCAGCTGTTGAAGATGGTCAGCCGCGGGTAACAATCACTGAATATAGTCCCGCAGGTGACATTACTCGTGTAGTCAAGCCATCAGGCAAAAAGCATGAGTATGACTACAACAGACTAGGCCAAAAGGTAACGTCTAAACACTATCAGCCAAACACGAGTACACCCGAGGAAACACGTACCTTTACTTATGATAAGGTTGGTAATCTGCTTGAAGTTACTGATATTTCAGGCACAGTCGAATATGAATATGATGCTGTATATAACTTGCGTAAAGAAGCAGTGTCAAGAACTGCGGATGCAGGGGGTGATAGTTATGACATCGAATATAGATATGATGCCGTAGGTAATAAAACAGGCGTCGCTTATCCATATAATGACGGTGTTTCATCCTTTGGCGGTTTTGATACAGTTCTTTATACTTACGATAATCGAAATTTAATGAAATCTGTTACTGGCTACCATTTGGCCTCCAGTATTCTGCGCACAACCGAATACCAATACGACCTGGCCGGTAACCAAAAAATCAGAACATTGCCCAATGGCAGTACGACCACATCCGTATTTGATAGCTTAAATCGCGTTACGTCTATGACTAACGCCAAAGCTAACGGCGACCTTATCCTTAAATTTGACTACACATACGATCTTGTAGGCAATAAACTTACAATTGATGAAACTGGCCTGAATAACTCAGAGGCGAAAAATTGGGTCTATGAAGTTGGCATGGAAGATATGCCTCAAAGGAAAATATACTACACTTACAATAAGCATTATTGGCTAACTAAAGAATCAATAAAACATAACAACGAAATCTCACAAGTTCATAATTATCAATACGATAAATCAGGCAATCGGGTCAGGTATCAGCATCCAACAAAATTTTACGAGGATATGGAAACTGGCTACACAGTTGAAGCAAATTATATTGACAGCTATGAATACGATGATCTGAATCAACTTAAGAATACTGTACGTACGGGTACTAGGGAGATTAATTCCAATATAGAATCCATTGACCCGATTACTACGACCTATCACCATGACCTTGATGGCAACATGCTCGTAGGCTGCAATTACGATGCGCATAATAGAATCACTTCCTTCAATAAAGAATACACAGAAACTATCGGCGGAGGTGAAACTGGCCCAGGGCCCGTTGTCGAACAACGCCGTGATGAATGGAATTACATCTATGATTATCGCACAAGGCGTGTAGCCAAAGATTACAAGAAGATCAATGTGACTGCCGATGAAGTCATGGATCATAAGATTACGAAGTTTAGATATGATGGCGGCGTTAGCGTCCAAGAAGTTGATATAGATAATCTGATCACCAACATACTCGTTCGAGGCACCGGTAAAGGTGGCGGCATTGGTTCCATTCTCTACCAGTTTAGCCCGAACATTAATTACAACAGTGGCGATGTCTTTAACACCAGATATTTCATCTATAACGCAGTCGGTACCACAACTGTTCTTCAGCAACAAGATGAAACCGCCGTCAAAGTCACGCTCTTCGATGCCTTCGGCAATGATGATATTAGCAGCAATTATTCAAACGACAATTTCTTTGGTTTTGGTGCAACTTCAATCACCAATCGACTTTTCACAACCAAGGAGCGCGACACTGAACTCGGCTTAGATAACCACGGCTTCCGATACTACAACCCAGTTCTTGGTCGTTACATTACCCGTGACCTCATCGGCTATGGCGATGGACTGAATGTATATCTCTATGTTCAAAACAATCCAATTAATCATATTGATCCATTAGGACTAGCGCGAAAAATACCTCGCATGAGCAGGCAGCAATGGGCAAAAGCAATGTCAAGGGTAAAATCGATTAATAAACTAACAATGAGGAACAAGCAGTATGCTGGAAAAACGATCAAAATGAGGACGCATTTGAATAATGCCAAGGATAGAGGTGCTAAACTTAAAAGTGATACACCTGCATTTCGTAAAGAATACGGTGATAGGGATTTAACATTTGATAAAGATGGTTTTCTAGATATGTCGAACCATCGCATTGGTAAACCTGCGAAATTCGAACCTGGTGAGCTTACAGGCAATTCGAGAATAGATAGTAAAAAATCATGGGACAAGTATGATGCTGATTCTAGTAATCCAGAGATTCCAGCATCTAAACGAAAAAATTATGCTTGGCATCACGAGGCGGATGGCTTGACAACATCGTTAGTTCCAAAGCCATTGCATCAGGCAATTGGTCATACAGGTGGTGCAAGTACAATTAGGGGAGCATTGGCTACAGGTGGTAAGCTAACAGTTACTGTTGCAATGACCCACTTCCTTACCAATAACGCGCAGGCCAGAAATTATGGGTCGAAGGAGCAGATGTTTTTGATGGAAGCGGCCAGAGTGTCGGATGCTATTGCGGATGGCCGAGTACAGCATGCAAGTGATTTGGCTGGTTATGAATTCAGATTAGAATACGATGACTCCATGGGATTAAATCATGGAGGAGAATTTCAAGCGGGTGCAATTATACATTATGTAGAATATGAGGCACTGAAGCAGAAACAGCGGTTGGATAAAATCGCGGAACAAGATAAAGATGATGATTAA
- the recA gene encoding recombinase RecA gives MARKKNLQSTIVKEDAGREQALERALGQIERSFGKGSIMRLDDDPTNLPVGIPTGALSLDLALGGRGIPKGRIIEVYGPESSGKTTLSLHVAASCQKGGGVAAFIDAEHALDPSWARRLGVNLEDLLVSQPDTGEQALEIVEMLVRSNAIDIIVVDSVAALIPRSEIEGEMGDAHVGLQARLMSQAMRKLTGAIARSNCTVIFINQIREKIGVMFGNPETTPGGRALKFYSSVRIDIRRTGSIKDGDTPIGNRVRAKVVKNKVAPPFRQAEFDIMFNEGISVTGDLIDLAVAENVVQKSGAWFSFGEVRLGQGRENSKNFIKENPELFDEIKQLVLKAKGILPESEAPAEVEAEAEMG, from the coding sequence ATGGCACGTAAGAAAAATCTACAAAGTACTATCGTTAAAGAAGATGCAGGCCGTGAGCAAGCCCTCGAACGCGCCCTCGGTCAGATCGAACGCTCCTTCGGTAAAGGCTCGATCATGCGGCTTGATGACGATCCGACCAATCTCCCTGTAGGCATCCCTACGGGCGCTCTCAGCCTCGATCTCGCCCTTGGTGGTCGTGGTATTCCCAAAGGCCGTATCATCGAAGTCTACGGCCCGGAAAGCTCTGGTAAAACAACACTTAGCCTTCATGTCGCGGCTTCCTGTCAGAAAGGTGGCGGCGTCGCAGCCTTCATCGACGCAGAGCACGCACTTGATCCATCATGGGCTCGCCGCCTTGGGGTTAACCTCGAAGATTTACTCGTTTCGCAGCCAGATACCGGCGAGCAAGCCCTGGAAATCGTTGAAATGCTCGTCCGTTCCAACGCAATCGACATCATTGTTGTCGACTCTGTGGCTGCTTTGATCCCGAGATCGGAAATTGAAGGCGAGATGGGCGATGCGCATGTCGGTTTGCAGGCAAGGCTTATGTCGCAGGCAATGCGTAAATTGACTGGCGCAATTGCTCGTTCGAACTGTACGGTGATCTTCATTAATCAGATCCGTGAAAAGATCGGCGTGATGTTTGGTAATCCGGAAACGACACCGGGTGGTCGTGCACTTAAGTTCTATTCATCAGTTAGAATTGATATTCGTCGTACAGGCAGTATTAAAGATGGTGATACACCGATCGGCAACCGTGTTCGCGCTAAGGTCGTAAAAAACAAAGTTGCACCGCCGTTCCGTCAGGCGGAGTTCGACATTATGTTTAACGAAGGCATCAGTGTTACGGGTGACCTGATTGACTTGGCTGTAGCCGAGAATGTGGTTCAGAAATCCGGCGCGTGGTTTAGCTTCGGCGAGGTTCGTTTGGGGCAGGGCCGAGAGAATTCGAAGAACTTTATCAAAGAAAACCCGGAACTATTCGATGAAATCAAGCAATTGGTTTTGAAAGCAAAAGGCATTTTACCTGAGTCAGAGGCGCCTGCTGAAGTTGAAGCGGAAGCTGAAATGGGTTGA
- a CDS encoding ankyrin repeat domain-containing protein: MDMIPHKTVEFHRILSQKYELLSAKINNNYATVMACSFTDQNGYEGVYPIIPLDRDLIEISKLNPSCYEVAFDDLGNRFGITLHDQSIMYLDYLNSCYETIASSTRSFYKMLFAPDDLCDPVEKAVIRKYSKKEVLRILFDSGYTLDSYSSHKGRSFLHTVSTFGHLELVEYLIDECEFSVNGLLPIAAINNQIEIVQYLLGKKVNAFAMYEGRDYLDTVKLLGYSDIVSLIEDTRNKK, from the coding sequence ATGGATATGATCCCACATAAAACAGTCGAATTTCATAGGATTTTGTCACAAAAATACGAGTTATTAAGTGCCAAAATCAATAATAATTATGCTACTGTAATGGCATGTTCATTTACCGACCAAAATGGTTATGAAGGTGTTTATCCAATCATACCGCTCGATCGAGATTTGATTGAAATAAGTAAACTGAATCCAAGTTGCTATGAAGTTGCGTTCGATGATCTGGGAAATAGATTCGGTATTACTTTGCATGATCAATCAATAATGTATTTAGATTACCTAAATTCGTGTTACGAAACGATAGCTTCCAGTACTAGAAGTTTTTATAAAATGCTATTCGCTCCAGATGATTTATGTGATCCAGTTGAGAAAGCAGTTATTCGAAAATATTCAAAAAAAGAAGTTCTAAGAATATTATTTGACAGTGGTTACACCCTAGATTCGTATTCATCACATAAAGGCCGTAGTTTTTTGCACACAGTGTCTACGTTCGGTCATTTAGAATTAGTAGAATACTTGATCGATGAATGCGAATTTTCTGTGAATGGCTTATTGCCTATTGCAGCAATTAATAATCAAATTGAGATTGTTCAATATTTATTGGGTAAGAAAGTAAATGCATTCGCGATGTACGAAGGTAGAGATTATTTAGATACTGTTAAATTATTGGGCTATAGTGACATAGTATCGTTGATAGAGGATACACGTAACAAGAAGTGA
- a CDS encoding PEP-CTERM sorting domain-containing protein, with amino-acid sequence MYRTLLALSAAALFCTSVTQANMLENPGFEEGDYQRLNENKLPGWETWGWNGWQFGDEGYTFGDKSIKLWGNHTGIFQDVAINAGDTVSFGIKGNLPNDNPANWDMELKMEFYNSSDMGFMLDKVTVNFDPQGLDSDTWYDIEGTAVAPENADTVRFVFMFSDPAEGDNHSGDIYIDDAYITVPEPASLALFGLGGLAMLRRRK; translated from the coding sequence ATGTATCGTACATTACTCGCACTTTCAGCAGCTGCACTTTTCTGCACATCCGTAACTCAAGCCAATATGCTTGAAAACCCCGGCTTCGAAGAAGGCGATTATCAGCGTTTAAACGAAAATAAATTGCCCGGTTGGGAAACCTGGGGATGGAACGGTTGGCAGTTTGGTGATGAAGGCTACACCTTCGGCGATAAGTCCATCAAGCTCTGGGGCAACCATACCGGCATTTTTCAAGACGTCGCAATCAATGCAGGTGATACTGTGTCCTTTGGTATCAAAGGCAATCTGCCAAATGACAACCCCGCCAATTGGGACATGGAGCTAAAGATGGAATTCTATAACAGCTCCGATATGGGATTCATGCTCGATAAGGTGACTGTTAATTTCGATCCACAAGGGTTAGATTCAGATACTTGGTATGACATCGAAGGAACCGCAGTTGCTCCGGAGAACGCTGATACTGTTCGTTTCGTGTTTATGTTCTCAGATCCAGCAGAGGGTGATAATCATTCCGGCGATATATACATTGATGATGCCTATATCACTGTCCCTGAACCCGCCAGCCTCGCACTCTTCGGTCTTGGCGGCCTTGCCATGCTCCGTCGTCGTAAATAA